TGGCCACCTGGTCGTCGAGGGCGGCCCGCACCAGGCGGCCGAGCACCTCGTCACGAAGGGAGCGGCGACGTCCGGGTGCCGAACCGCTGAAGGAGTCGGCGGCCCGGTGAGTGGCACCGCCTTCGACGTCCGGGCTGCGCTCGGGCACGAAACGGCCCTCCTCTGGGCTGGATGACAGGCGCCACCAGCCTAGGGTCTGCCCAGCGGATCAGGGTCGCGTGGTGAGCGGGCCGTCCGCGCCAGTCAGGCGGCCGCCCCCGGACCGTGGACTCGCAGGCCCGTCCGGCTCAGCCGATCGCCGTCGGCCGGGTCGGACTGCTGCGGCAGCGAGGGCTGGTGCGGCAACTCCAGCATCGCCTCCACGACCGCGATGAAGCGCTCGACGTCGCGAACCAGATCGTCGGCGTCCCGGTCGGTCACCGCCCTGGGGAGTCCTGCCTCGGCGGCCGCGCGCTTGCCGGCTCCCGCGGCGAAGAACGCGGCCCACTCCGCGAGCTCCGGGGCGACCCGGGCCAGGAGCGTCCACGCGTCACGACGACCGCGCCGGACGGTCGGCCCGGTGCGCGCGGCCAGGACCGCCGCCGCGGTGCGCAGGGCGGCGACGTGGGCGGCGGAGTAACGCTCGGTCGCGAGCTGGGCCATCCGGGCCTCGGCCAGGGACGTCCGGGCGCGGTCGAGCGCCTCGAAGACACTCGGGCCGAGCGGAGCCTGGAACGACGGACTCGACTGTGTGCGCATGAGTTAGCCCTTCCGTTGCCTCAGAGCACCCGCCCCGGCCGTGGCCGGGACGGAGCCTGCCTGCTGCCCGCCGGCACCGGCGCCGACGAGGCGCCGAGCTCGCCGGCCGCCGAACCGGGCGGGACGCTTTCCCCTGCCCCTGCACGTCCCGCCCGGGGTCAACGGCGATCCGCCGGAGGAAGGGACGAGCCTCCTCCGCCGGACTTCGCGAACCGACTCCGGAGATCGCTCGGCTCCCCCGAATCGGTAGATCGAACATACGTTCGACCTACGAGAGAAGTTAACCCACCCGGCCGTCGCCGTCAACCGAACCCGGG
This sequence is a window from Actinopolymorpha sp. NPDC004070. Protein-coding genes within it:
- a CDS encoding SAV_6107 family HEPN domain-containing protein produces the protein MRTQSSPSFQAPLGPSVFEALDRARTSLAEARMAQLATERYSAAHVAALRTAAAVLAARTGPTVRRGRRDAWTLLARVAPELAEWAAFFAAGAGKRAAAEAGLPRAVTDRDADDLVRDVERFIAVVEAMLELPHQPSLPQQSDPADGDRLSRTGLRVHGPGAAA